The following nucleotide sequence is from Sander vitreus isolate 19-12246 chromosome 11, sanVit1, whole genome shotgun sequence.
gcacagcagagcatagctggacgtagcaggacactgcagggttcagcaggacgcagcagggcaccacagagcgtagcagggtgtagtgaagcaggaccacggcgacatgTTGATGTTGATCAAAAATCTTTTGACCAATTGGCCTTGTTTATTTTCACTGGTCATGGCAGGAAAAGCAGTCAGCTACTGTATGCCAGGTAACCtgtgcacaataccaggaccttgGACCTGACCTTATTGAAATTATTATGAACTAACAAATTGTTAATTTCATTAATTAAAGCTACGACAACATCTGTGCTGTAAAAAGGCATATTGGTCCAGTTTTCTGTTTCGTATGGCTTCATCCTTAGGTGTGTGAGAAAGACGGCTATCACATGTCCTGGGCAGTGAAAATGGTGCAGCAGATCTGCAAGGTCTTCACCACGGCTCCTGAAAGGTTCGGCTTCATCCAACAACTGGAGAACATGTTTTCCGAAGTCACCAGGGAGTTTTTTGAGTTTTCTGTAGCAGGTGAGGTGGGACAACtcaattttatttcattgtttcgTTCTTTACTCTTGGTACCAGAAATGAATCTTGAAAAAAACTGAGGAAAAAGAGTTCCTTGCATCAAGTAATACCACACTTATTTGATTATTGCAATCATAAAAGTATGAAGGAACAATAAATACAGCATTACGATGGTGGGCAAAGctacaataataaaatattgaaagaaaaataacaaaacaaacaaggaaatcACAAGATATGGGCAGATGATGCAAACAATGTTGAGGGGCAGGCAGATTTAAATAGTTACCAAATAAAATATGCTACATTTACAGATGTGcaatcataaataaaatatattatgtatgtatgtatgtatgtattctgTATCTAGAGAATTAACAAAGTGTATTCAGGGTATGTGTGAGCACAGTCAAGTGGTTGAGAAAATGATAATGTCACTAATAATGATGATCAGTGTGGAGCACCTTGTCTTGAAAGTCTGTGTGTTGATGGGTGGCTGTGCATGTCTGACAGCTCAGACAGATGGGATTTTATTAGGAACTCCTCATTTTTCCTTATTTTATCAAAAACAGTTTTGTCTCAATTTCACCACCGAGAGCAAACCCTCATTTGTTTGCCGATTACGTCCCTCCTTGAATTTTTGCACCCATTTTATTAGCACCCATGCTAATGGGCAATAAAACACCTGGAGTGGTGcattaattacattatttaacTCTCTGCTAATGTGAatttatgaggaaaaaaaagctaCCTGTTTCAAGCTCTATCTGCTATAGAATGCGTTTTGCCATCCAGTatgccattaaaaaaacaaaaactggagTGATTTCAGACtttctctgaaaaaaaaaaaattcacataaTTCATATGTATTTGTATTCCCTAGACAATTGGTTCCTCCACAGTGCCTCGGTTTCAAATTAAAAACGGTATAAAAAGGAATTAATCACGTTCATCTGTTCTCAGGGAACCATCTTGACGACAGGGAGACGTTCCAGACCCTGTGTATCCTCCTGGACTCCAGTGCTCGCTTCCACACTAAATTCCTCCACATGTTCCTCAAATAGGAATGATGCAGATTAAAAGTGACAACGGAGAGAAGGAAGAgttgggaaagaaaaaaaacgtaaataATGAAGGGGGTTAACGCTAAACAGAATGAAAGAGAGTGATGGACCTTAATAACAATAGTCAGACTTGGAGAAGGCGAGTGTTGTCATGGTAGCCTTAAAAGTTCAGAGAAATCTGAGGGTGGAATTGGTTAACAGTTCACTATACGCTATAACCAACACTGCATGTGTTGGTTAAAAGGGCTCTTTAATTACTTTGGCTAAACAGCATGGTTATTTGTACAAATTTTATATTTCTCTCATAGTTTCAAAATCTTGTTATTCGTAAACATCTTGCATGCaaatttttgtaaaaatgtaatatttattcATTAACAGTAACAATATTTATTGacactatttattatttattcacatTGAACCTTTGTGTAAATGTACAATTATTAATACaattattacattgtttttgtataatttattaaattggtattttcatttcattttaatttgtcttCAATTAcgcattttatttctttttaaaggcaGCATGTTGTGGCTTCCTTCTTCTAAAAATAGTAAACTAGAAAAcactcagcaaaaaaacaagtttttatAATCCTCCAGGTAGTACAATATTCAGCAAtgacagcatttaaaaaaaaaaaagcttagttGATGAAATTTGTTAAATGAAATGATGTGtcatggaataaaaaaagaagcaactttaaataaaaatgttcaaatgttacTGAATACAGAAACAAcattaggcttttttttttaggcattcACATTTTTGTAATGATGTACTGTAACTATTAGTAGGcgcttaaaaaaaatcaatttacaTAGTAGCCCTATACAAATTAAGCTATGACCAAGATTTGGTTTTCCAAAGAAACATGGTTACAAAGTTGTAGCGTGCACAGGAAGTACTAAGCTATTTGACAGTGAAGTTTAAGGCCTACAACATCAAGTGTGATGAGTACTCCCAAGTGGTAAATTAGCTCCAGTTACCACATCCACATCGCGTCCATGGTCACAGGCATTTCAAGCATTCATGTGCTCATTGTTTTCATATGATCTGGcaggagaaaaacagaaacattgatTTTTATGGATTTTTCTCTTTAGTGTTAACAAAAGTCACAAAGACCTGCTGtttttagtagggctgtcaatcgattaaaaaatgtaatctaattaattacatactctgtgattaattaatcgaaatgaatcgcatacataattaacggtgcctgaaccaatattttttaagaaagtaaaaaaagaaaagaaaaaaaaagggtgacAGAagaagaacggcttgtttattgctaaggccatatggtcaaaattaaatgatttaataataatgtataacaataacttatttcactagtaaattgctgttgaacgacaaaaacaaccaccagataggaaaaggacatttacaataacttcaaatgcaccacgaggctgtagtttaccagtttcattgaacgcaccgtctgtgttgtttctccgacggcagctgcagattgttacataccggtgctgaatcctctacagtaaaacacagtcaaactttacaccgtttagcgttagctgtcagcattttaaccgtgtttaatccagctactagctagcggtaggctaacgttagctgctgttgagtatagtgttaactagcgtcacgtgcagcggtgtttgtgttgcctgtatcatcttcagagcatcagagagaagcgcagacatatcagtggcaccagatttcggtagccagggttggcaggaagaagatttttacaagtaaatgttccaattaatgatccaggcagaacattctcgtctccctccttcatcttacagtccaatggtggctagaacggctccgcgtcaaacgtcaatatggaatggattaatctgcgttttatttttttttaacgcgttaatttcgattaattaatctgagaatctttttttttaacgcgttattttttctcagattaattaatcgaaattaacgcgttattttgacaacCCTAGTTTTTAGTAATGCTCATTTGGCATACCATGACTTGAATACCATCCAAAGAGATACTGAGATACAATCTACCACCACAATCACTTTACATATTGACATGATACTTACTGTGCAATTTGTTCTATgggtatgaagaaaaaaaaaaacatgtcttaaTACTGACAGCATTTGAACATTGAAATTCTGAGCACAATCATggccattttgtttcttttggccTAGTATGACTGAAATGTACTGAACAGACACATTACCTTGTAGCCAGTCCAACCCTTCCTGGAGACCCTCTCCTTTGATAGCATTGCTtgcactgaaaataaataagaaatcaAGGAGTTAATCTCCTTGTAGTCTTGcgttgccagaccatccacacgctgcggagcagaggagggtctggccacTCCAGACAGCATTCTGAGATGGGAGAtaaacgttctctggtttattggcatttctttaaaccagtgaCAATCGTCATGgacggtgctaaactccgcacagagccgctgtaaaatagttgtgcgagagaaaactcagattggacagatagtctagctagctgtctcaatttaccatgcagagatctgaggaccagtcaaccatagtcctcatgaattaaaattccaacacagagGAAACGGACAAAGGCGAAAATACATatatccggcagaatttcctgcagcaccggagcaatcccggaagtggaacatcaaagATATAGACCAGGGGTCGGCAacttttttaatataaagtgccattttaaaatgttcatgttAATCAGTGTGCCATATCAGCATTAAGCCTGCCATCATCTACTAAGCCCGTTCaggcagtgttatttttttcccttcGCGTCACATTCTGTGAAAAAGGCAATGAGTACTAGCCAAATAGAgacagagtagggcgggtcttcACGGAATGCGGATGGGGaaaaagtcaatcaaactaCTGGCTGTTCTCCTGCCAatggctgtgaaaaaggccatTTGACATGCGGATTTGAACATTTCCGAAAAACTCTCTTGCGCACTTATTGCTAGTGTGCCATTGATTGAGCTACCGCGTGCCAATGGTGGTACCCGTGCCTAAGGTTGCTGACTCCTGATATAGACTAATCTCCTTGTGGCACTTTCTTACGACTTGTCTTGGATCCTGGATGTTTAAAGCTGCCTAACTCTTAATCCAACTGCTTCCCATCTGTCTAATGAGTAAACAGGGTGGTAAACACTCTGTTACTATTCTGTTTAAGACTTTAATCTGTAACTCTTGAATCACAATACGTTGAGGATTGGGAAGAGACAGGGCTTGGCTCAGTTCAGCTAATTTAATCCAAGTGCACTTACCTCAAGACTACCTAAAAAGAGCATGATTCCCGTGGCAAACTACTCAACAATATCTCTGGAGGTGGCTTTGGAGCCTTTGCTTACAGACCCTTTATCAGGGTGAATATTTCTACAATTATGTGGCCACATCAACGTCACAGCATCCTTGTAGGACTTGACCAGAGTACTAAGTGAGAATCAGAAAGAATTATGAACTAAAGATTGGTTTGGAATGACTTTGTGCAGCCTGTTTTACCAGATGTTCCAGGGTTTGTCTTTGATGTTCTCCAAAGACAACATCTGTGAGACTTTGACAGAAGACATGGCATCACGCAGATCCGTCTTGTTAGCGAAGAACAATACTGGTATCTTTTTGCTGCGGATATCTGGATAATAAGACAGACATGAAGACCAGTGAATCATCGGCAAAGAGAGAtagaaatctttttatttttttgtttatccaATAAGGAGTTAAGTATCAGCAATGTTTATAGTTTGTGTAGACATATAGCCTATCTTTAAATGTGATTATTCTTAATTAATACATGAAAACGTTGTACCATATTGGACCAAGTGCCATGATGGAGGACTAAAACTAGCAGGTTTTCATTTAACTAAAAGTGACACCCAGTGATTTCAATGATTTCTCCATCGTGTTTTGGCCAGTGAAATGAACTTTTATAGTCTTAAGCTTAGTTTTTCATGCCACATGGTTTAACATGCCAGATTCAGACAATGAGTATACTAACAACTTAATTCCAGGACACTGTTAATAGTATTACTAATGCctacaaagaaatgcaaattcaAACTGTATCATTTGCCTGAACCATGCCTGACAATGTATTTTGTAAAGGCCACACTTGGTGTGATATatcatattataaaaaaaagagcatcCATACTGTGTCTTTATACAAATGAGTTAAAACAGCATTGCCAGTATTTTGTACCTTCATGATTGAGAAGAGTATCTAGCTCCTCTTTGGCAACAACCATTCTCAGTTTGTCACCGCTGTCAATGACAAATATGATGGCATGGCTCTCTCTAAAGAAAGACAAGAGAAGAAGTTATAAATGACACAGACTCATGTTACAGTGATGCGTTTTGATAAGCATGTTGTGTGTTTCATACTTGTAGTAATGCTCCCATAGGTTTCTATATCTGCTCTGCCCAGACATATCAAAGACCGTAAAAGACAGGCTgcatgcagaaaaaaagagaggacagAAAGCTGAGAGCGATACTTTATGCCGCATTagccttttcttttatttcatgtCTGTAAACTAGTcaaaaataatagtaataaatatacattatacatttctACCTTGAACTCTTGAACTTCTCAATGTTGAAGCCAATTGTTGGGACTATATCTGGTGCCTGtttctgcgcacacacacaatcgcacacgcacgtgcacacacacacacacacacacacacacacacacacacacacacacacacacacacacacacacacacacacagccaagtaATGGCAAAAGTATGTCAACAAGTAGTATAAGGAAAGTAAGATATGGGCTTTACCTGACTAACATGTTTCCATTCTTCTGACAATGGGCCTAAATGATTGGAATTCTGAAAGCAAGCAATCAGTGAATGATTGCAGTGAAATAAAGGAAGTTTTGACAGGCCTTGCCCCAAATCTATCCCAAATGATCATGATAgaaaatctttatttatttatttttttaatgcataaCAAGTTTGCGTACCCACATTACAGACTACGGTACACAAAGGCCTCTCACTTTTTCtaacaaaatgtaattatttaattattaaagtTTAATCCCACAGTCTCATGTACTTACATTAGACGGTTTGAGTTGGTTGATGATGGTAGTTTTGCCACTGTTGTCCAGTCCCAAACACAAAACGTTGACCTCTTTTTTCCTCAGGCCGAGCCAGCCCGACAGTTTATCCAGCAGCCCCATTAGACTTGATTGAAGCTACAACATTTAAATCGTAACGCATCACCCCATGGATAGTCTGACTATTGgaaattaaatataatttacaaaTTCTCTACAAATTCTCTTAATGATAAACATAGCCGTGGATCGTGAGTTCCCAGTCCTTGCTTTGAATAGTGTCACAAGCTGAGATGCCGCCTGGGTATAGGTAATCCTGTTAAGGCGAATTAAGCTCTGTGAACCACCTGGTGACCGGAGTATGGAGCTCTCCAGGCCCCCTATCCTGATTTCCTACTCTAACACCTTACCTTACTTTAATTGGAGTCACCATCAATCTGTTTTGTCATTCTGTGTGTTTTACTCTAAGTCAAGCAATCTGTGATGAGAGTGTTGATGTAAATctacaataaatgaaaaatataaaaaacagagTGATCCAACAGCTCCATCTCTTGGTTATCAGTTATGTGCACAACTTCATGTAAGTTGTCAGGTTGAAGAGGTGGTACAGGTTTGATATATTAGACAATCATTTACATTAAAAGCTAATTAAAGAGATAACTCTGAGATTTGACTGCCtctgagagttttttttttcaatgggtGGCAAGGTTTCTCCTTAATTTTAGCATTGAAAACAAGGACATTTCACAACCTGAAAGATACATGATAgcaatatttcatttaaatcagtgctgttttgattttgattaaaaaatggaaacaaaattAAATGAGCAGTCAACCACCAGAACTGTTCGTctttatttgcaaataaatattCGCTGTAACTGCCTCTTACAGTGTGGAAGATCTACAACAtctctttgtaaattatagaaaaataaaatacaagaattatAAGTATACTTGTACTTTGTACAAAAGAACGTTCTAACATTGCTCAGCAGTAGAACATGCTAAACAAACAGCATCTAATATTCTCCTTAGTCTGTAAAAGGGTGGTGACcgcaagcgtgtgtgtgtgtgtgcaaatactttgtatgtgagtgtatgtgtgtgtttggatgtgtgtgtgcacctttCCTACTCCTGCAGGCTGGGATGCATAACTACGCTGTGACCGAAAGGCACAGATCTCTAGATCCAGTCTGCCTTTGACATTAATCATCGAGCCACAATTTGTAAGAAAAAACATTGCTGTAGAGGGGCGGTCGCTCTCTTGAATATGGAATACAACTCAGAGTAATGGCTAGGTCCTGTGACTGCACTGAAACGTATGAACCACACCTAAAGTGTTTCTGTCTTGCGTGGTTAACGGACTGTAAGGCATTCTACGTgcgtgtgcaagtgtgtgtgtgtgtgtgtgtgtgtgtgtgtgtgtgtgtgtgtgtgtaagtaagtaagtgtgtTTGTTACTGTTGATGTTAGAATGACACATGATGAGTTATGATACTGCTGTTTATATTTATTCTCCCTCTGCTGTCATTAAAGTCACTTACTGTCTCTGCTGGTCAGCTCTGTCCTGATCACACAAACCCAAGACTACTGCCTTTTCTCACTGGTTTCCATCCACCAGGTTTTAGCTACTTCTGCTGCCCCCAACTCAACTAACTATATTCTGCAGCAATGCTTATTCACCACTGACTTAGCAGATGAAGAAAAATGATTATATTAATGGCAAACATCTGACAAATTGACATTATCTACTGCAGATCCAACAATTTTCATTCCAGACTACATCTATGTACACTGGTTTCCCATATTGCCACAAATGCCACAACCTTTACAtaaccacaatgtaaaaacagACTGGAGTAGAGTTACGTCCAGTAGCTTTGCATCTACGACACCATATTCTGCTCTGACATCTTGGATCAACTTTGTCCACGAAATGCACtgcattagtgtgtgtgcaGTCAAAAAGAAACAATGAATGTATATTAAAGCATTTCGGCTAATTCTGAAGAACCATATAAGTCCATGTAAAGTTTCTAGACAAACATCTCCTATCTATATCTAAATTCGGTTAACATTCATATGTTAGGACAGTGGAGATTGTGTACTTTCAGGCAATGTATAACATTTACAATCCAAAATAAATTAGGCTTATCGTTACACAACTGCGAGTACACCGGTTGCTAAAAACTGTCAGAATAGACTTGTATGGTTATTCATCTGAAGGCAACGGATCCAGTTCTGCAAGCTAAGCATGTGACAATAGAAACAGGTGGATGGTGTGGTAGGAGCCTCATGTTAACATGTCAACAAGAGTTCTCTCATTGCACAATTCTTCATCTTTCTCTGAGATACTGAGGTGACTGCATAATACTGTATTGCTGATTTGGATaaaaatctgaaataaataaaacatcttaaatAAGATCCAGATTTACTAGGGCTTTCACATACAGGACTGCACATATATAGATATTAGGTTATGATAATAATTATCGATTAATTGTCTATACACTTTTGAACATTCAAGAAATCTCCATAACTTGCTTCTCACTTCTTTATTCAAGTATTAGCATACCAGATTCTCTGGAGAGAGGGTTAACTAAAGCAAAGCAAATAACACCTCCATGGTAAATAATCAAACtctgaaataaaatatattgagGATACTTTTCGATTGCACACCCGATAGCAGCTACATGAGCACATAACTCAGAGcgagaaaatggcaaaaaagaagaagaaaatagtcAAAAGTTCCGGTAGATTACGTTTGCAAATCTACATCTCTAGATATTGTTGcttcacacacaaaatactgctgctgcaacaagGCATTACATTCCCCTAAGTGAGGGCCTGGGCCAGTCTTTAAAGTCAATCAGGCTGCAATAGTCTGGCAGAGCCAGGTATTCTGGGTAAGGGGTGTATAGTAGGAAAAAGTCTGTTACTAATGGATGCGAGGGAGACCAGGGGGCAGTCTGCTGTGGTAGTCTGTCCAATTGCCTCCTTTATGAGGGGTTAAGACTCAAGCACAGGCTGTAGACGGTCTGTCCAATGGTCTATACTTCACTTCCCTCTGGTCCATCTATCTTTCCATCCCAGGTTGTGTTAAAGGTTGTCCTCATACATGAAAACCCTTCTCCTGTTCGTGCAGTAGCTGAAGGCGGAGGGTCTGTACGCTGCTGGTGATCCGCCTCTGGTGGCCGATCAGCTCCACCCCTATACGCCTCACATCTCTAGGCCGAGAggggaaacacaaaaacaaacacacacaagacgCTTTAAGTCTTACTTGTGAGGAATTTTCATTGACTTCATTTATTGCCTCATTTGTTTCTTCTTCAGGGAAGCCCTTTGCATCACGTAGGCAATGTTAACTCTGTCTGGTAAAAGGAGGTGATGTTTTGATCACAAATGTGCTATAAGCGTCATTAACTGTCCTCAGTCATAAGGGCTgagtaaagataaaaaaaaaaagatcccaCTTTGAAGTTACATCGCTCATTTTTCTATCCTTGTAAAAACATCTTATGTATGTGAAAACATGTGCACACTGAGtttatgtaaaacaaaacatatctATCCTACAACCACAGGGCTGTATCAACatctcaaacatgtttttttattttttataaattattgACGTGGTAACTCTGTGGCTCAGTATTAAGATGCGTTATTTCACACTGTGAATTTGATGCCGGACCATGACCAAAACATCACGCCTCTAATTAGCTCGGGGCTGATAGTGTGCTGGAATTTAATTTCTTCTTtcaaatggtttcattttcataatATATACCCAGTGGTGCATTATAAAACATCTcttttgtatgtaaaaaaaaaaaaaaaagttcattaaGTGATGTAAACACTtagtgaaataaaacaaactaaattaaGAAAGGTAAGCAATTAAGTAATTAAAGGACTATTCTTGCAATTTAGTATTAGACATACATAATGTTGGGGAGCTTGTGAGAAAAAGAATAGTCATCAAACAGCAGAAGCTGAAATATCCTGAATTTTACCACCAAGTATGAGTCTTGAGCCAAAAACCctggatcctacacttcccattATGCAACAAAAAGTCTTTCAATCTTCACACCCCCAGTTTGAACCACAGGCATTCTGTTAAAGGTTAAAGTCTCAAGCTGAATttgagataaccctgatgacatcactatgacatcatcagggttattttctcagacttttgAACGCTCCCTCCGAGAGCCACAGGAGACTGAACAGTACTCCTAACAAGTAAACTGAACTTCATGAGTAATTATTAGTATTGGTGTGTCCCTTTATGTCACCACTGCTGCTGCAAAGATAGGTCCTATTTGCTTTCATGCCATTTAATACTGGTAATAATATTTTAGCTCTGCTACTCACTCAATATTCATCCTCGCCACAGAATCCAATGTGTTGTAGCCAGCTGCCATGAAATTGCTCTTGTACTGAGTCATCTTAATGGAGTCCAGCCAGTCGCCGATGGAGATGAACATCGGGTAGTCCATTTCCTCCCCCGGAGACTCCGGTAGActgatacaaaaaataaaaaataacccaGATAATGTCAGATCCTGCCAGTATTCCTAAACATATCAGAGGTAGACAACTGACCTTACTGGCTTAAAGATTTCAGcgtgacacacacacttggtcCTACTTTTAGGCGTAGGAGTAAGAGCATTTTATACACTTTCTTAACCAGAAAAGTCACCCTATCTTTGCCTGGATTTGGGAGAGATGTCCTATCAAAGCTTACTGTGTATTGTAACTCAAATAACTCAAGTTCTGTTCTTAGTTCAGAGATGCTTGAAAAATACGATCCCCTGTCACCGCAGCTCAAATTAACTTACAGCAGGCACGTGCACACATAGACATCAAAAGGGGCGTGAGCACCTGTCCTTTTTCTTCCTTGAGAGAATGTGccctttttaaattaataaaaaagggcacttttttaattcaatatttcttgaataaaataatctaaatatcAGATCGGGAGATGAGACTTTGTcgatccctctctctctctctctctctctctgcgatGATTCTCCTCgcgccacacacacatttgttggggacccgtcattgacataatgcattccctagccccttaccctaaccttaaccatcacaactaaatgcctaaccttaacccttaccctaaccctaaccataacctaattctaaccctaatcctaaaaccaagtcttaaccctcaaacagccctttacagttgtggggtccagcattttggtcccacaaagctgtccagaccccacaagtatactgtaaaagacaaaacaaatagtTAAGGTCTGTCTTGCTAATATGCATGAGCTACTAGCTTATGTAATAAGTTAGCTAAGGTTTGGCTGAGGCATCATAGCCATACAGGCTAATGTACTGTGGCCTACCTAATGGAGACACTCCAGGTGAACAGCTACAGTAAAATCAGTGTCTAATAACGTCATTGCAATCGCTACATTGATATGCAAAGTAGGCGTTAACTAATTAAAATGCactaatttgcatacatttgacAAGGCACTGCAGGTGAACaggataaacaaaataaataaaacatatcagCACAGAACTTCCCCAGCAAATGAGTTAAGAGTCTTTCCCCCTTAAATGTTAGGTAATTTAGAAG
It contains:
- the LOC144525903 gene encoding ADP-ribosylation factor-like protein 6, coding for MGLLDKLSGWLGLRKKEVNVLCLGLDNSGKTTIINQLKPSNKQAPDIVPTIGFNIEKFKSSSLSFTVFDMSGQSRYRNLWEHYYKESHAIIFVIDSGDKLRMVVAKEELDTLLNHEDIRSKKIPVLFFANKTDLRDAMSSVKVSQMLSLENIKDKPWNICASNAIKGEGLQEGLDWLQDHMKTMST